A window from Gallus gallus isolate bGalGal1 chromosome 7, bGalGal1.mat.broiler.GRCg7b, whole genome shotgun sequence encodes these proteins:
- the BBS5 gene encoding Bardet-Biedl syndrome 5 protein isoform X1, which translates to MRAFHLSARTWIFCATSCALSSAPGWRAPRYEAHTEVLQSSSLLFCPALTCLITTFRQMKMRPGEVLIDCLESIEDTKGNNGDRGRLLVTNLRIIWRSLSLPRVNLSVGYNCIINITTRTANSKLRGQTEALYILTKCNNTRFEFIFTNVVPGSPRLFTSVIAVHRAYETSKMYRDLKLRSALIQNKQLRLLPQEQIYDKINGVWNLSSDQGNLGTFFITNVRIVWHANMNDSFNVSIPYLQIRSIKVRDSKFGLALVIESSQQSGGYVLGFKIDPVEKLQEAVKEINSLHKVYSANPIFGVDYEMEEKPQSLEDLTVEQVQDDVEIEPGEQTDAFVAYFADENKQHDREPVFSEELGLAVEKLKDGFTLQGLWEVMT; encoded by the exons ATGAGGGCGTTTCACTTGTCAGCACGCACCTGGATCTTTTGTGCAACCAGCTGTGCCCTCAGCTCGGCTCCAGGCTGGAGGGCCCCGAGGTACGAAGCACACACTGAGGTCCTCCAGAGCAGCTCCTTGCTTTTCTGCCCTGCTCTCACGTGCCTCATAACGACCTTCAG acaaatgaaaatgagacCTGGAGAAGTCCTTATAGACTGCCTGGAGTCCATTGAAGATACCAAAGGAAACAATGGAGACAGAG GTAGACTGCTTGTGACAAACTTAAGGATTATTTGGCGCTCATTGTCATTGCCCAGAGTTAATCTCT CTGTTGGTTACAACTGCATTATAAATATAACTACAAGAACTGCCAACTCA AAATTACGGGGACAGACAGAAGCTCTGTATATATTGACTAAATGTAATAATACACGATTTGAGTTCATATTTACCAATGTTGTTCCTGGGAGTCCCAGACTCTTCACTTCAGTTATTGCTGTGCACAG agCTTATGAAACTTCGAAAATGTATCGTGATCTGAAGCTGAGAAGTGCATTGATTCAGAACAAGCAACTGAGGTTGTTGCCACAAGAACAAATATATGATAAAATCAATGGAGTGTGGAATTTATCAAGTGACCAG GGAAATCTGGGAACGTTTTTTATTACTAATGTGAGAATAGTTTGGCATGCAAATATGAATGACAGCTTTAATGTCAGCATACCATATCTACAAATT CGTTCAATAAAAGTAAGAGACTCAAAGTTTGGCTTGGCTCTTGTGATAGAGAGTTCTCAGCAG AGTGGAGGATATGTACTTGGTTTTAAAATAGACCCTGTGGAGAAACTACAGGAGGCAgtgaaagaaattaattcacTTCACAAAGTTTATTCAGCTAACCCTATATTTGGAGTGGAttatgaaatggaagaaaag CCTCAATCTCTTGAAGACCTAACAGTGGAGCAGGTTCAAGATGATGTGGAGATAGAACCTGGTGAACAGACAGATGCTTTTGTG GCTTATTTTGCTGATGAAAACAAG CAACATGATCGGGAGCCTGTGTTTTCAGAAGAACTAGGACTTGCAGTAGAGAAGCTAAAGGATGGATTCACGCTCCAGGGGCTCTGGGAAGTAATGACCTAA
- the BBS5 gene encoding Bardet-Biedl syndrome 5 protein isoform X4: MSAVLDVLWEDRDVRFDISPQQMKMRPGEVLIDCLESIEDTKGNNGDRGRLLVTNLRIIWRSLSLPRVNLSVGYNCIINITTRTANSKLRGQTEALYILTKCNNTRFEFIFTNVVPGSPRLFTSVIAVHRAYETSKMYRDLKLRSALIQNKQLRLLPQEQIYDKINGVWNLSSDQGNLGTFFITNVRIVWHANMNDSFNVSIPYLQISGGYVLGFKIDPVEKLQEAVKEINSLHKVYSANPIFGVDYEMEEKPQSLEDLTVEQVQDDVEIEPGEQTDAFVAYFADENKQHDREPVFSEELGLAVEKLKDGFTLQGLWEVMT; this comes from the exons ATGAGCGCCGTGCTGGACGTGCTGTGGGAGGACAGAGATGTCCGCTTCGACATCTCCCCGCA acaaatgaaaatgagacCTGGAGAAGTCCTTATAGACTGCCTGGAGTCCATTGAAGATACCAAAGGAAACAATGGAGACAGAG GTAGACTGCTTGTGACAAACTTAAGGATTATTTGGCGCTCATTGTCATTGCCCAGAGTTAATCTCT CTGTTGGTTACAACTGCATTATAAATATAACTACAAGAACTGCCAACTCA AAATTACGGGGACAGACAGAAGCTCTGTATATATTGACTAAATGTAATAATACACGATTTGAGTTCATATTTACCAATGTTGTTCCTGGGAGTCCCAGACTCTTCACTTCAGTTATTGCTGTGCACAG agCTTATGAAACTTCGAAAATGTATCGTGATCTGAAGCTGAGAAGTGCATTGATTCAGAACAAGCAACTGAGGTTGTTGCCACAAGAACAAATATATGATAAAATCAATGGAGTGTGGAATTTATCAAGTGACCAG GGAAATCTGGGAACGTTTTTTATTACTAATGTGAGAATAGTTTGGCATGCAAATATGAATGACAGCTTTAATGTCAGCATACCATATCTACAAATT AGTGGAGGATATGTACTTGGTTTTAAAATAGACCCTGTGGAGAAACTACAGGAGGCAgtgaaagaaattaattcacTTCACAAAGTTTATTCAGCTAACCCTATATTTGGAGTGGAttatgaaatggaagaaaag CCTCAATCTCTTGAAGACCTAACAGTGGAGCAGGTTCAAGATGATGTGGAGATAGAACCTGGTGAACAGACAGATGCTTTTGTG GCTTATTTTGCTGATGAAAACAAG CAACATGATCGGGAGCCTGTGTTTTCAGAAGAACTAGGACTTGCAGTAGAGAAGCTAAAGGATGGATTCACGCTCCAGGGGCTCTGGGAAGTAATGACCTAA
- the BBS5 gene encoding Bardet-Biedl syndrome 5 protein isoform X2 has translation MRAFHLSARTWIFCATSCALSSAPGWRAPRYEAHTEVLQSSSLLFCPALTCLITTFRQMKMRPGEVLIDCLESIEDTKGNNGDRGRLLVTNLRIIWRSLSLPRVNLSVGYNCIINITTRTANSKLRGQTEALYILTKCNNTRFEFIFTNVVPGSPRLFTSVIAVHRAYETSKMYRDLKLRSALIQNKQLRLLPQEQIYDKINGVWNLSSDQGNLGTFFITNVRIVWHANMNDSFNVSIPYLQISGGYVLGFKIDPVEKLQEAVKEINSLHKVYSANPIFGVDYEMEEKPQSLEDLTVEQVQDDVEIEPGEQTDAFVAYFADENKQHDREPVFSEELGLAVEKLKDGFTLQGLWEVMT, from the exons ATGAGGGCGTTTCACTTGTCAGCACGCACCTGGATCTTTTGTGCAACCAGCTGTGCCCTCAGCTCGGCTCCAGGCTGGAGGGCCCCGAGGTACGAAGCACACACTGAGGTCCTCCAGAGCAGCTCCTTGCTTTTCTGCCCTGCTCTCACGTGCCTCATAACGACCTTCAG acaaatgaaaatgagacCTGGAGAAGTCCTTATAGACTGCCTGGAGTCCATTGAAGATACCAAAGGAAACAATGGAGACAGAG GTAGACTGCTTGTGACAAACTTAAGGATTATTTGGCGCTCATTGTCATTGCCCAGAGTTAATCTCT CTGTTGGTTACAACTGCATTATAAATATAACTACAAGAACTGCCAACTCA AAATTACGGGGACAGACAGAAGCTCTGTATATATTGACTAAATGTAATAATACACGATTTGAGTTCATATTTACCAATGTTGTTCCTGGGAGTCCCAGACTCTTCACTTCAGTTATTGCTGTGCACAG agCTTATGAAACTTCGAAAATGTATCGTGATCTGAAGCTGAGAAGTGCATTGATTCAGAACAAGCAACTGAGGTTGTTGCCACAAGAACAAATATATGATAAAATCAATGGAGTGTGGAATTTATCAAGTGACCAG GGAAATCTGGGAACGTTTTTTATTACTAATGTGAGAATAGTTTGGCATGCAAATATGAATGACAGCTTTAATGTCAGCATACCATATCTACAAATT AGTGGAGGATATGTACTTGGTTTTAAAATAGACCCTGTGGAGAAACTACAGGAGGCAgtgaaagaaattaattcacTTCACAAAGTTTATTCAGCTAACCCTATATTTGGAGTGGAttatgaaatggaagaaaag CCTCAATCTCTTGAAGACCTAACAGTGGAGCAGGTTCAAGATGATGTGGAGATAGAACCTGGTGAACAGACAGATGCTTTTGTG GCTTATTTTGCTGATGAAAACAAG CAACATGATCGGGAGCCTGTGTTTTCAGAAGAACTAGGACTTGCAGTAGAGAAGCTAAAGGATGGATTCACGCTCCAGGGGCTCTGGGAAGTAATGACCTAA
- the BBS5 gene encoding Bardet-Biedl syndrome 5 protein isoform X8, with the protein MSAVLDVLWEDRDVRFDISPQQMKMRPGEVLIDCLESIEDTKGNNGDRGRLLVTNLRIIWRSLSLPRVNLSVGYNCIINITTRTANSKLRGQTEALYILTKCNNTRFEFIFTNVVPGSPRLFTSVIAVHRAYETSKMYRDLKLRSALIQNKQLRLLPQEQIYDKINGVWNLSSDQSGGYVLGFKIDPVEKLQEAVKEINSLHKVYSANPIFGVDYEMEEKPQSLEDLTVEQVQDDVEIEPGEQTDAFVAYFADENKQHDREPVFSEELGLAVEKLKDGFTLQGLWEVMT; encoded by the exons ATGAGCGCCGTGCTGGACGTGCTGTGGGAGGACAGAGATGTCCGCTTCGACATCTCCCCGCA acaaatgaaaatgagacCTGGAGAAGTCCTTATAGACTGCCTGGAGTCCATTGAAGATACCAAAGGAAACAATGGAGACAGAG GTAGACTGCTTGTGACAAACTTAAGGATTATTTGGCGCTCATTGTCATTGCCCAGAGTTAATCTCT CTGTTGGTTACAACTGCATTATAAATATAACTACAAGAACTGCCAACTCA AAATTACGGGGACAGACAGAAGCTCTGTATATATTGACTAAATGTAATAATACACGATTTGAGTTCATATTTACCAATGTTGTTCCTGGGAGTCCCAGACTCTTCACTTCAGTTATTGCTGTGCACAG agCTTATGAAACTTCGAAAATGTATCGTGATCTGAAGCTGAGAAGTGCATTGATTCAGAACAAGCAACTGAGGTTGTTGCCACAAGAACAAATATATGATAAAATCAATGGAGTGTGGAATTTATCAAGTGACCAG AGTGGAGGATATGTACTTGGTTTTAAAATAGACCCTGTGGAGAAACTACAGGAGGCAgtgaaagaaattaattcacTTCACAAAGTTTATTCAGCTAACCCTATATTTGGAGTGGAttatgaaatggaagaaaag CCTCAATCTCTTGAAGACCTAACAGTGGAGCAGGTTCAAGATGATGTGGAGATAGAACCTGGTGAACAGACAGATGCTTTTGTG GCTTATTTTGCTGATGAAAACAAG CAACATGATCGGGAGCCTGTGTTTTCAGAAGAACTAGGACTTGCAGTAGAGAAGCTAAAGGATGGATTCACGCTCCAGGGGCTCTGGGAAGTAATGACCTAA
- the BBS5 gene encoding Bardet-Biedl syndrome 5 protein isoform X6, producing MESITVWGLVLRNAGRLLVTNLRIIWRSLSLPRVNLSVGYNCIINITTRTANSKLRGQTEALYILTKCNNTRFEFIFTNVVPGSPRLFTSVIAVHRAYETSKMYRDLKLRSALIQNKQLRLLPQEQIYDKINGVWNLSSDQGNLGTFFITNVRIVWHANMNDSFNVSIPYLQIRSIKVRDSKFGLALVIESSQQSGGYVLGFKIDPVEKLQEAVKEINSLHKVYSANPIFGVDYEMEEKPQSLEDLTVEQVQDDVEIEPGEQTDAFVAYFADENKQHDREPVFSEELGLAVEKLKDGFTLQGLWEVMT from the exons ATGGAGTCAATTACTGTTTGGGGTTTGGTTTTGAGGAATGCTG GTAGACTGCTTGTGACAAACTTAAGGATTATTTGGCGCTCATTGTCATTGCCCAGAGTTAATCTCT CTGTTGGTTACAACTGCATTATAAATATAACTACAAGAACTGCCAACTCA AAATTACGGGGACAGACAGAAGCTCTGTATATATTGACTAAATGTAATAATACACGATTTGAGTTCATATTTACCAATGTTGTTCCTGGGAGTCCCAGACTCTTCACTTCAGTTATTGCTGTGCACAG agCTTATGAAACTTCGAAAATGTATCGTGATCTGAAGCTGAGAAGTGCATTGATTCAGAACAAGCAACTGAGGTTGTTGCCACAAGAACAAATATATGATAAAATCAATGGAGTGTGGAATTTATCAAGTGACCAG GGAAATCTGGGAACGTTTTTTATTACTAATGTGAGAATAGTTTGGCATGCAAATATGAATGACAGCTTTAATGTCAGCATACCATATCTACAAATT CGTTCAATAAAAGTAAGAGACTCAAAGTTTGGCTTGGCTCTTGTGATAGAGAGTTCTCAGCAG AGTGGAGGATATGTACTTGGTTTTAAAATAGACCCTGTGGAGAAACTACAGGAGGCAgtgaaagaaattaattcacTTCACAAAGTTTATTCAGCTAACCCTATATTTGGAGTGGAttatgaaatggaagaaaag CCTCAATCTCTTGAAGACCTAACAGTGGAGCAGGTTCAAGATGATGTGGAGATAGAACCTGGTGAACAGACAGATGCTTTTGTG GCTTATTTTGCTGATGAAAACAAG CAACATGATCGGGAGCCTGTGTTTTCAGAAGAACTAGGACTTGCAGTAGAGAAGCTAAAGGATGGATTCACGCTCCAGGGGCTCTGGGAAGTAATGACCTAA
- the BBS5 gene encoding Bardet-Biedl syndrome 5 protein isoform X7: MKMRPGEVLIDCLESIEDTKGNNGDRGRLLVTNLRIIWRSLSLPRVNLSVGYNCIINITTRTANSKLRGQTEALYILTKCNNTRFEFIFTNVVPGSPRLFTSVIAVHRAYETSKMYRDLKLRSALIQNKQLRLLPQEQIYDKINGVWNLSSDQGNLGTFFITNVRIVWHANMNDSFNVSIPYLQISGGYVLGFKIDPVEKLQEAVKEINSLHKVYSANPIFGVDYEMEEKPQSLEDLTVEQVQDDVEIEPGEQTDAFVAYFADENKQHDREPVFSEELGLAVEKLKDGFTLQGLWEVMT; the protein is encoded by the exons atgaaaatgagacCTGGAGAAGTCCTTATAGACTGCCTGGAGTCCATTGAAGATACCAAAGGAAACAATGGAGACAGAG GTAGACTGCTTGTGACAAACTTAAGGATTATTTGGCGCTCATTGTCATTGCCCAGAGTTAATCTCT CTGTTGGTTACAACTGCATTATAAATATAACTACAAGAACTGCCAACTCA AAATTACGGGGACAGACAGAAGCTCTGTATATATTGACTAAATGTAATAATACACGATTTGAGTTCATATTTACCAATGTTGTTCCTGGGAGTCCCAGACTCTTCACTTCAGTTATTGCTGTGCACAG agCTTATGAAACTTCGAAAATGTATCGTGATCTGAAGCTGAGAAGTGCATTGATTCAGAACAAGCAACTGAGGTTGTTGCCACAAGAACAAATATATGATAAAATCAATGGAGTGTGGAATTTATCAAGTGACCAG GGAAATCTGGGAACGTTTTTTATTACTAATGTGAGAATAGTTTGGCATGCAAATATGAATGACAGCTTTAATGTCAGCATACCATATCTACAAATT AGTGGAGGATATGTACTTGGTTTTAAAATAGACCCTGTGGAGAAACTACAGGAGGCAgtgaaagaaattaattcacTTCACAAAGTTTATTCAGCTAACCCTATATTTGGAGTGGAttatgaaatggaagaaaag CCTCAATCTCTTGAAGACCTAACAGTGGAGCAGGTTCAAGATGATGTGGAGATAGAACCTGGTGAACAGACAGATGCTTTTGTG GCTTATTTTGCTGATGAAAACAAG CAACATGATCGGGAGCCTGTGTTTTCAGAAGAACTAGGACTTGCAGTAGAGAAGCTAAAGGATGGATTCACGCTCCAGGGGCTCTGGGAAGTAATGACCTAA
- the BBS5 gene encoding Bardet-Biedl syndrome 5 protein isoform X5 yields MKMRPGEVLIDCLESIEDTKGNNGDRGRLLVTNLRIIWRSLSLPRVNLSVGYNCIINITTRTANSKLRGQTEALYILTKCNNTRFEFIFTNVVPGSPRLFTSVIAVHRAYETSKMYRDLKLRSALIQNKQLRLLPQEQIYDKINGVWNLSSDQGNLGTFFITNVRIVWHANMNDSFNVSIPYLQIRSIKVRDSKFGLALVIESSQQSGGYVLGFKIDPVEKLQEAVKEINSLHKVYSANPIFGVDYEMEEKPQSLEDLTVEQVQDDVEIEPGEQTDAFVAYFADENKQHDREPVFSEELGLAVEKLKDGFTLQGLWEVMT; encoded by the exons atgaaaatgagacCTGGAGAAGTCCTTATAGACTGCCTGGAGTCCATTGAAGATACCAAAGGAAACAATGGAGACAGAG GTAGACTGCTTGTGACAAACTTAAGGATTATTTGGCGCTCATTGTCATTGCCCAGAGTTAATCTCT CTGTTGGTTACAACTGCATTATAAATATAACTACAAGAACTGCCAACTCA AAATTACGGGGACAGACAGAAGCTCTGTATATATTGACTAAATGTAATAATACACGATTTGAGTTCATATTTACCAATGTTGTTCCTGGGAGTCCCAGACTCTTCACTTCAGTTATTGCTGTGCACAG agCTTATGAAACTTCGAAAATGTATCGTGATCTGAAGCTGAGAAGTGCATTGATTCAGAACAAGCAACTGAGGTTGTTGCCACAAGAACAAATATATGATAAAATCAATGGAGTGTGGAATTTATCAAGTGACCAG GGAAATCTGGGAACGTTTTTTATTACTAATGTGAGAATAGTTTGGCATGCAAATATGAATGACAGCTTTAATGTCAGCATACCATATCTACAAATT CGTTCAATAAAAGTAAGAGACTCAAAGTTTGGCTTGGCTCTTGTGATAGAGAGTTCTCAGCAG AGTGGAGGATATGTACTTGGTTTTAAAATAGACCCTGTGGAGAAACTACAGGAGGCAgtgaaagaaattaattcacTTCACAAAGTTTATTCAGCTAACCCTATATTTGGAGTGGAttatgaaatggaagaaaag CCTCAATCTCTTGAAGACCTAACAGTGGAGCAGGTTCAAGATGATGTGGAGATAGAACCTGGTGAACAGACAGATGCTTTTGTG GCTTATTTTGCTGATGAAAACAAG CAACATGATCGGGAGCCTGTGTTTTCAGAAGAACTAGGACTTGCAGTAGAGAAGCTAAAGGATGGATTCACGCTCCAGGGGCTCTGGGAAGTAATGACCTAA
- the BBS5 gene encoding Bardet-Biedl syndrome 5 protein isoform X3: MRAFHLSARTWIFCATSCALSSAPGWRAPRYEAHTEVLQSSSLLFCPALTCLITTFRQMKMRPGEVLIDCLESIEDTKGNNGDRGRLLVTNLRIIWRSLSLPRVNLSVGYNCIINITTRTANSKLRGQTEALYILTKCNNTRFEFIFTNVVPGSPRLFTSVIAVHRAYETSKMYRDLKLRSALIQNKQLRLLPQEQIYDKINGVWNLSSDQSGGYVLGFKIDPVEKLQEAVKEINSLHKVYSANPIFGVDYEMEEKPQSLEDLTVEQVQDDVEIEPGEQTDAFVAYFADENKQHDREPVFSEELGLAVEKLKDGFTLQGLWEVMT; encoded by the exons ATGAGGGCGTTTCACTTGTCAGCACGCACCTGGATCTTTTGTGCAACCAGCTGTGCCCTCAGCTCGGCTCCAGGCTGGAGGGCCCCGAGGTACGAAGCACACACTGAGGTCCTCCAGAGCAGCTCCTTGCTTTTCTGCCCTGCTCTCACGTGCCTCATAACGACCTTCAG acaaatgaaaatgagacCTGGAGAAGTCCTTATAGACTGCCTGGAGTCCATTGAAGATACCAAAGGAAACAATGGAGACAGAG GTAGACTGCTTGTGACAAACTTAAGGATTATTTGGCGCTCATTGTCATTGCCCAGAGTTAATCTCT CTGTTGGTTACAACTGCATTATAAATATAACTACAAGAACTGCCAACTCA AAATTACGGGGACAGACAGAAGCTCTGTATATATTGACTAAATGTAATAATACACGATTTGAGTTCATATTTACCAATGTTGTTCCTGGGAGTCCCAGACTCTTCACTTCAGTTATTGCTGTGCACAG agCTTATGAAACTTCGAAAATGTATCGTGATCTGAAGCTGAGAAGTGCATTGATTCAGAACAAGCAACTGAGGTTGTTGCCACAAGAACAAATATATGATAAAATCAATGGAGTGTGGAATTTATCAAGTGACCAG AGTGGAGGATATGTACTTGGTTTTAAAATAGACCCTGTGGAGAAACTACAGGAGGCAgtgaaagaaattaattcacTTCACAAAGTTTATTCAGCTAACCCTATATTTGGAGTGGAttatgaaatggaagaaaag CCTCAATCTCTTGAAGACCTAACAGTGGAGCAGGTTCAAGATGATGTGGAGATAGAACCTGGTGAACAGACAGATGCTTTTGTG GCTTATTTTGCTGATGAAAACAAG CAACATGATCGGGAGCCTGTGTTTTCAGAAGAACTAGGACTTGCAGTAGAGAAGCTAAAGGATGGATTCACGCTCCAGGGGCTCTGGGAAGTAATGACCTAA
- the BBS5 gene encoding Bardet-Biedl syndrome 5 protein isoform X9, with translation MESITVWGLVLRNAGRLLVTNLRIIWRSLSLPRVNLSVGYNCIINITTRTANSKLRGQTEALYILTKCNNTRFEFIFTNVVPGSPRLFTSVIAVHRAYETSKMYRDLKLRSALIQNKQLRLLPQEQIYDKINGVWNLSSDQGNLGTFFITNVRIVWHANMNDSFNVSIPYLQISGGYVLGFKIDPVEKLQEAVKEINSLHKVYSANPIFGVDYEMEEKPQSLEDLTVEQVQDDVEIEPGEQTDAFVAYFADENKQHDREPVFSEELGLAVEKLKDGFTLQGLWEVMT, from the exons ATGGAGTCAATTACTGTTTGGGGTTTGGTTTTGAGGAATGCTG GTAGACTGCTTGTGACAAACTTAAGGATTATTTGGCGCTCATTGTCATTGCCCAGAGTTAATCTCT CTGTTGGTTACAACTGCATTATAAATATAACTACAAGAACTGCCAACTCA AAATTACGGGGACAGACAGAAGCTCTGTATATATTGACTAAATGTAATAATACACGATTTGAGTTCATATTTACCAATGTTGTTCCTGGGAGTCCCAGACTCTTCACTTCAGTTATTGCTGTGCACAG agCTTATGAAACTTCGAAAATGTATCGTGATCTGAAGCTGAGAAGTGCATTGATTCAGAACAAGCAACTGAGGTTGTTGCCACAAGAACAAATATATGATAAAATCAATGGAGTGTGGAATTTATCAAGTGACCAG GGAAATCTGGGAACGTTTTTTATTACTAATGTGAGAATAGTTTGGCATGCAAATATGAATGACAGCTTTAATGTCAGCATACCATATCTACAAATT AGTGGAGGATATGTACTTGGTTTTAAAATAGACCCTGTGGAGAAACTACAGGAGGCAgtgaaagaaattaattcacTTCACAAAGTTTATTCAGCTAACCCTATATTTGGAGTGGAttatgaaatggaagaaaag CCTCAATCTCTTGAAGACCTAACAGTGGAGCAGGTTCAAGATGATGTGGAGATAGAACCTGGTGAACAGACAGATGCTTTTGTG GCTTATTTTGCTGATGAAAACAAG CAACATGATCGGGAGCCTGTGTTTTCAGAAGAACTAGGACTTGCAGTAGAGAAGCTAAAGGATGGATTCACGCTCCAGGGGCTCTGGGAAGTAATGACCTAA
- the BBS5 gene encoding Bardet-Biedl syndrome 5 protein, with product MSAVLDVLWEDRDVRFDISPQQMKMRPGEVLIDCLESIEDTKGNNGDRGRLLVTNLRIIWRSLSLPRVNLSVGYNCIINITTRTANSKLRGQTEALYILTKCNNTRFEFIFTNVVPGSPRLFTSVIAVHRAYETSKMYRDLKLRSALIQNKQLRLLPQEQIYDKINGVWNLSSDQGNLGTFFITNVRIVWHANMNDSFNVSIPYLQIRSIKVRDSKFGLALVIESSQQSGGYVLGFKIDPVEKLQEAVKEINSLHKVYSANPIFGVDYEMEEKPQSLEDLTVEQVQDDVEIEPGEQTDAFVAYFADENKQHDREPVFSEELGLAVEKLKDGFTLQGLWEVMT from the exons ATGAGCGCCGTGCTGGACGTGCTGTGGGAGGACAGAGATGTCCGCTTCGACATCTCCCCGCA acaaatgaaaatgagacCTGGAGAAGTCCTTATAGACTGCCTGGAGTCCATTGAAGATACCAAAGGAAACAATGGAGACAGAG GTAGACTGCTTGTGACAAACTTAAGGATTATTTGGCGCTCATTGTCATTGCCCAGAGTTAATCTCT CTGTTGGTTACAACTGCATTATAAATATAACTACAAGAACTGCCAACTCA AAATTACGGGGACAGACAGAAGCTCTGTATATATTGACTAAATGTAATAATACACGATTTGAGTTCATATTTACCAATGTTGTTCCTGGGAGTCCCAGACTCTTCACTTCAGTTATTGCTGTGCACAG agCTTATGAAACTTCGAAAATGTATCGTGATCTGAAGCTGAGAAGTGCATTGATTCAGAACAAGCAACTGAGGTTGTTGCCACAAGAACAAATATATGATAAAATCAATGGAGTGTGGAATTTATCAAGTGACCAG GGAAATCTGGGAACGTTTTTTATTACTAATGTGAGAATAGTTTGGCATGCAAATATGAATGACAGCTTTAATGTCAGCATACCATATCTACAAATT CGTTCAATAAAAGTAAGAGACTCAAAGTTTGGCTTGGCTCTTGTGATAGAGAGTTCTCAGCAG AGTGGAGGATATGTACTTGGTTTTAAAATAGACCCTGTGGAGAAACTACAGGAGGCAgtgaaagaaattaattcacTTCACAAAGTTTATTCAGCTAACCCTATATTTGGAGTGGAttatgaaatggaagaaaag CCTCAATCTCTTGAAGACCTAACAGTGGAGCAGGTTCAAGATGATGTGGAGATAGAACCTGGTGAACAGACAGATGCTTTTGTG GCTTATTTTGCTGATGAAAACAAG CAACATGATCGGGAGCCTGTGTTTTCAGAAGAACTAGGACTTGCAGTAGAGAAGCTAAAGGATGGATTCACGCTCCAGGGGCTCTGGGAAGTAATGACCTAA